A window of the Tiliqua scincoides isolate rTilSci1 chromosome 5, rTilSci1.hap2, whole genome shotgun sequence genome harbors these coding sequences:
- the LOC136653098 gene encoding olfactory receptor 5F1-like — MDSANPIGRQNQTSFTGFVLMGFSVDPKNKSLLFVAGLFVYLLTLAGNLITIILICVNQCLKTPMYFLLGNLSFIEICYTSTILPKVLWDLLLGDKTITFIGCALQMYFFITLASTECVLLSVMAYDRYAAVCHPLHYTTLMRQSICTGLLAISWCSGHFNSIVNTASVFSLMFCHSNAIDHFFCDIPPIQRLSCSDIFVSQLVTFTVSGCILVVTSSMILLSYILIASSVLKLHTAHGRIKAFSTCASHLTVVSILYGTIIYTYLRPSSSHSLEQDRLVSVLYTVLTPLLNPLIYSFRNKEVQGALWRTLGKDRP; from the coding sequence ATGGACTCCGCCAATCCTATAGGAAGACAGAACCAAACAAGTTTCACAGGATTTGTCCTCATGGGATTCTCTGTTGATCCAAAGAACAAGAGTCTTCTCTTTGTTGCAGGCTTGTTCGTCTATCTGTTGACTTTGGCAGGGAATCTAATAACCATCATATTGATCTGTGTCAACCAATGCCTCAaaactcccatgtacttcctccTGGGAAACCTCTCTTTTATTGAGATATGCTACACGTCCACCATACTCCCAAAGGTGCTGTGGGACCTCCTGTTGGGGGACAAGACCATCACCTTCATTGGATGTGCTctccaaatgtatttctttatcACTTTAGCAAGCACAGAGTGTGTACTCCTCTCAGTGATGGCTTACGATCGCTATGCAGCCGTCTGTCACCCACTCCACTACACCACACTCATGAGACAATCTATATGTACGGGACTGCTAGCAATTTCTTGGTGTTCTGGGCACTTTAATTCTATTGTCAACACAGCATCAGTCTTTTCCCTAATGTTCTGTCACTCCAATGCAAttgaccacttcttctgtgatattCCTCCTATACAGCGCCTCTCTTGCTCTGACATTTTTGTCAGCCAGTTGGTGACCTTCACTGTCTCCGGGTGTATTCTTGTTGTGACTTCCTCCATGATTCTTCTTTCCTACATCCTCATTGCCTCTTCTGTTCTCAAACTCCATACAGCTCATGGTAGGATAAAGGCATTCTCCACTtgtgcttcccacctcactgtggtgagcatcCTCTATGGTACCATCATTTACACCTACCTACGGCCCTCTTCCAGTCATTCCTTGGAACAAGACCGCCTGGTGTCTGTGTTGTATACTGTTCTTACACCACTGTTAAACCCCCTGATCTACAGctttaggaacaaggaagtgcagggggcactatggagaactcttgggaAGGATAGGCCATAG
- the LOC136653097 gene encoding olfactory receptor 1f45-like, whose translation MDSINLIRRQNQTGITGFVLLGLSVDLKNKRLLFAIGLLVYLLTLAGNLVIIILIRVDQRLKIPMYFLLGNLSFIEICSTSITLPEVLWDLLLGDKSISFIGCALQMYFFVTLGSTKCVLLSVMAYDHYTAICHPLQYTLIMSQPICWSLLAASWIIGNFNSVINISLVFSLTFCHSNEIDHFFCDIPPILHLSCSDVFLVQLMIFTVSAFLMIVPFSLILLSYILIVSSVLKICRASGRIKTFSTCISHLTLVSIFYGTIIYTHLRLSSNHSLDEDCLVSVLYAIITPLLNPFIYSFRNKEVQGAFWRALGKNRL comes from the coding sequence ATGGACTCCATCAATCTTATACGAAGACAGAACCAAACAGGTATCACAGGATTCGTCCTTTTGGGATTATCTGTGGACCTAAAGAACAAGAGACTTCTCTTTGCAATAGGCCTGTTAGTCTACCTGTTGACTTTGGCAGGGAATCTAGTCATCATTATATTGATCAGAGTTGACCAACGCCTCAAAATTCCCATGTACTTTCTCTTGGGCAATCTCTCTTTCATTGAGATCTGTTCCACATCCATCACACTCCCAGAGGTGTTGTGGGACCTCTTGCTGGGGGACAAGTCCATCTCCTTCATAGGATGTGCACtacaaatgtatttctttgtcaCCTTAGGAAGTACAAAGTGTGTGCTCCTCTCAGTGATGGCATATGACCATTATACTGCTATCTGTCATCCTCTCCAGTATACACTGATCATGAGCCAGCCCATATGTTGGAGTCTGCTTGCAGCTTCCTGGATCATTGGCAACTTCAATTCTGTTATCAACATATCACTGGTCTTTTCCCTAACTTTCTGTCactccaatgaaattgaccatttcttctgtgacattcctCCTATTCTGCATCTCTCTTGCTCTGATGTATTTCTAGTCCAGTTGATGATCTTCACCGTCTCTGCATTTCTTATGattgtgcctttctccctgatccTTCTTTCGTACATCCTCATTGTCTCTTCTGTGCTCAAGATCTGCAGAGCCAGTGGAAGGATAAAGACATTCTCCACTTGTATTTCTCACCTCACTCTGGTGAGCATCTTCTATGGCACCATCATCTACACCCACCTGCGACTCTCCTCCAATCATTCCTTGGATGAAGATTGCCTGGTTTCTGTGTTGTATGCCATCATtactcccctgctaaaccccttcatctacagctttaggaacaaggaagtgcagggggcctTTTGGAGAGCGCTTGGGAAAAACagattataa